Within the Plasmodium coatneyi strain Hackeri chromosome 6, complete sequence genome, the region AGGAACACAACAACATCGTACTGAATCCGAATAAGAAGATTAAGGTGGTCACGAAGAttgaaaatggaaagagaGTATTTTGCCTGGAGGAACTCTCAAATGACGGGAAGGACAACACTCACTCGTTGGGTATTATCCCTTCGTCTTATGCttctaagaaaaaagggttcAGTCGGTTTAAGAGGAAGAGCAAAGTACATAAGAAGATGAACCTATATAACAAATTCCAGTCTACCAACGAATTTAAGAAAATTGAAGGGGTacgaaaagtgaaaaatgaggatgagatgaaaaagaagaaactgGCTTTCCTTCACAAAAGGAGGTTCAACATTGTCtacatgaggaagaaaaatcggaagaagaaaaagaaaaaaaaaaacaagtacTTTAGCATCGCGTCGTTCTTTCTGCTCAAGAATATGGACCTCTCCGGTAGGCCCAAGGGGGGAGAAgctgaaaaggaagaagaagcagcaagggaagaagaagccgccaaggaggaggatgcactcaatggggaagaagcaactaccaaggggggaaaagccTCCAAAGTAGTTATACAGGAAAGTGCGAACCGTACCTTCAGCTTGGGTGGAAGCAACGTGAAGGAATCGCAATGCGCTGaagacaaaaggaaaaagacgaGCTCTATCCTTACCAAAAGCGAAGATAAGAAATCCCCCCCTGTGAAAAAGTCCTCCTCCAAGAAtaggaaattttcttccaaaaAGTACATtaatcgttttttttatgagaATTACACgaagaggatgaagaagagcGTGTCGggcaagaagaagaagaagaaaggggggtGGCGCAAGAAGGACTCCACCGGGGTGACCATCCAGGGGGGAGCCAACGACGATGAAGgagatgatgacgacgataTGGAGGATGACGTTGGTGGTGATGACTATTTTGGTGATGACCCCCTAGACGGGGCGAAACAGCAGCCCAAGAGCTACCTAGACACGTACCTGATGAAGGAGGGGGATGGTGGCCCCCCCCGGGAGGCAAACCTccaaacgaagaaaaagaaaagtaaaaaaaaaaaaaaaaaaaaaaaaactcaaaaGGAAGCTGAGCGattatataattaagaaGATAAAGAACAACCAGAAGAAGCTGAAGGGgctgaagaaaatttacccCACGTTCCTCAAAGGCAGCGGTGGGGGTAGGCGCAGGAGGAGAGACGATTTGAACTTCCTCATGAGCAGCTACATGGAGGGGGACAAcgcaaaggggggagaagaagtaAATGGAGAAACCATGTTGGGGGGTGTTACAACCGCTAATGGTACGCACGAAAACAGCGATGATTATAGTGACGCACATGGTAATGAAGATGCTCATGGAGAGGACTCCCACAGCGACAGCGGCAGTTGCACAGGAAAGGATCCACcgtatgaacagaaaaacgCCTCGAAGCAAAACGGAGGAGGCAACCGACttatgaaaaacaaaaaggaagaaaataaagtgaaaaaaattcttacaAATATCCACCTAATGATGAAGGGAATTAAAGTAAGTCTGTTTGAACCCACTTCAGACTACATGATTTCCATGGAATTGAACAATCTAGTGGTGAAGAAAGCATACATGGAAGACATCGACTATTTCAACGTGGACGTAAAGGTGGATAATGTGCTCTGTTATGTGGTCTACAAATATTTGAGTGCCTACGCCATCCTCTACATTAACAATGACGTAAATATGAAGAACAGCaatttgcgtttttttattaacgAGTTAGAGATAAagagaaatttatttttaaaaaaaaaaaatcgtggCAAAAGTGAACGAGCATCTTCAGCGTCTTGTGCTTCATCCACATCGGGTTCCTCTTCCGCATCTTCTGCTTCCTCTATCCAAGTCTACAATCGACATGGACATAAACTGGACAAGTGTTACGACGCTGCGTCGGATACCGAATTTTTGGTGTGTAACTTCCAATACATGAGGAAGTGCGAAACGCTGTTTATTAAGTACTTCCTTCTTAGTATCAAGCCGATTGTGATAAATGCAGACATAAACTCTATTACCGTACTTTTTTACTTCTACAAGACGTTTGGTAGTTATGGTAAGAAGAGGGAGGCGTCGGGGGAAGAGGCCGTGGTGGGTGGTGGGTTGTCTGGTGGGTTGGCTGGCGGTTTGTCTGGCGGTTTGGGTAACGGGGCTGGTTCCCACCGTGCTTCTCCTCGTGCCGGGAGGATCGACCAGGGGTTGGCCCCTGCCCAAGCACGGCAACTGAAGAATGAGCTGAAGGAAAGTTACCGTTCTTCGCTGGACCCATTTGAGACGGTCGAAAGGTCCGCTGAGAGGGGGGCTCACGAACAGGAGAAGAGTTGGGGAGAGACGGTCGGTCAGGTGGGCACTTCCCCAATGAACGATCGTCCCGTCAATGGGGAATTGCTTGGTGGAAGTCCAGTTACTGATAGTTCTGTTAGCGGTggccaaatggggggaatCCCCTCTTGTGCACACGATGAAGGTGAACGGGTCCCTATAATCGCGGTAtcagagaagaaggaagaaacgagCAGCCACAAATACGTCTACGTGCAGTATATCAGCATCGATAAGATAAACATTCTCCTGAACTTTCAGTCAGAATATAAGAAGGAGTTAAACAGCCATGTCAGCAATTTATTCTACAAGGAATACATAAGTGCGTATAACAAACTGGGGGACATTTCCAACTGTAGCATCTGTCTGAAGAGTCTTTCAaacattcacatttttaccaaCTACACTCTGCTTTCAAACTTTCTCCTGAACTTTTATTTCAATCAGACAATCGTAAATATATCCAACCTGTTAATCTCCTTTAACATCATTGGAAGTCCGACTTCCCTCATTGCTCATGTGAAGAAAGCGTTTCGTGATTTCTACTACATAGTGAATGAGGACAGTGCACTGAGGAAGGGACATAGCAGCAAAAGTAAGAAGAGACTGATGAGGATGCGAAGACGCAGTTGGAAAGATAACCTAGCAGAGGAGGAGTTATTTACGAAAGTTCAGGAGAAAGACGATTTGTTAGACTTGTTTGAGGGATCGAATGAAAGCTCTCTCATTGGGGATAAGGACGACATAATGGCTAACGAGAGGTACATTATGCATCTGCTAAATGATTATAACAGATCCTACCAGGAGAACATGCTCAGTGAGGACAATCATCTTAGCATGATCAAGAGAAGTGTCAGTTGGAACATGGTGAAGAAGGACTACGATGAGGACGCCTGCAGTGTCAGAAGTGGCAGAAACGATAACATGGTTGTAAGTGGACGGGGAGGAGTTGACCCaattggtggtggtgataGCCACACGAGTGACGCCAGTGATGTTGTAGATTTGTGTGGTGTAGACCATGTGACGGGCATCGTGGATACGTGCGATTTAGTGGCTGTTAGTGGGGCTAGCCGAAtgggtgaagaagaagactTTTACAACAACGGCAACTACCTCTACAGTAGCAATATAAAAAGTCGTGAGTTGGAAAATCTCGTTATAGACGATAATGAGTCACTAAACTCGGTGCTATTCAACAATCAGGAGGACCTAATTTTAATGGACGAGGATCGACGCCGCAGGAGGGGTACTAAGCGCGGTTCGAAAGGGGatacaaaaggggaaacaaaaggGGACACAAAAGGAGACTCAAAAGGGGATTCAAAGAGGGACTCAAAAAGGGACTCAAAAAGGGAATCAAAGAAAGATTCAAAGAGGGACTCTAAAAAGGATTCAAAACGCGACTCGAAGCGGGATTCTAAGCGCACCTCCAACCGATCCCAGAACGAcacgaaaaagggggggaagaaaaagaggagatgCTTACCATCGTTGGTACGAAAATGTTGGGGCAACATATGTTACGTGTTTCTAAGGGTAAAGCGTCTCTTTATAGGGGTGTACGTCTTAATATTTCAGTTGATTCTGTCATTGCTGTTTTCGGTGACGCTGATCCTGCAGTCCCTAATTAGTCTCATCGAAAAAATCAACATAAACAACGCAGGAAATGTGTTTCGAAtatatagaagaaaagacgaagggaagaaaacagTGGCATTTAATAACAGCACAGAGGAGTATAAAAACTTAGACCTTACGAAGTTACTCTCCTACTACGTGAGCATCTACATCAGCATGATCAGTGTAGTGTATTACAACGTCCTCTacaaaataagaaagaaaaggaagaaggacctTTCAAGTgagaataaattatttatggCTAGCTTTCAGAtgaatttaaataaaaagaggaggttatcttttttcttcaattttataTTAAGTATTGTTCAGAtaataaatttgttttttttcggaCATTTGGTTTTTGTCCTTTTGTGTCTACTAACCGTGAATACACTCTTTCAGAGGGTCCTTCGTTTTTTCGTTGAGCTGGTATATAtgcaaaggaacaaaaacCAGTTGGACTTTTTCAACAACGCCAACAGGAACCATTTAAATATAGTCAGTTATATAAGGATTCATCAGATCTTAAATAGGTACACTATGCTGAAGGAACCGTTCAAGTACTTCCTGTCTTATCAGGACTTTTTTGAGTTGCCTGCTCTGAAGAAGGTTAGCTATTTTGTATACACgaaggaacttttttttcacatccaGGAGAATAGAATAAACTTCCTATTCCGGCGGAGCGACTTGAAAAAGATCGATGTGATTATAAACACCGTCAGTAGCAGCTTTGCCATTAACAGCTACTACAAGCGGCGTGCCAACAGGGTTTCGCGAAAGAGCAGCTCCAGAAACACGCTTTCCAGGAATACGCTTTCGAGGAACACCCCTTCGAGGAACACCCTCTCCAACTGCACCATTGCCATGGGTAGGTCACGCAACAGGGTGCCCCCCAAGTCGTAAAGCGGAAAAGCGACGTCCCCCCGTTTGGTTACCACTTTGCCTGTTTAccacatgtgcacacttttttccccccctttttagaCAACCTCACGTGCGAAGACCACCCCAGTGGAGAATCCTCCCTCAAACATAATACATGTCCATCGAACGAACTGcgggaaaacaaaaacatcATCTGCCTGCTGAACGCTGAATTGGCTCTAACAAAGAGAAACGAAATAATTAacctaaataaaaaaacaaacgagCAGGATATCTCCATAAAAATTACCATCCGAAATAATATGAACGTTATGGAAAACGTCTACTACAGTCCTACTAAATTTTTTAGATCCTTTTCAAAAATCCAAAAAAGGTTCAACAATATTTACCTGCCCCTGTCGAAGACCGCAAATAACGAGCCCAAATGTGGTACTGTCAAATGTCacggtggaaagaaggacaaTCAGAATAGAGGGGACTCCTCAGGAAAGAAAAGGCGCGGCTGTCTAGGCGCCATCTGGTGGGCTATTAAGAGGTACgcaggaggggaaaatgaaatcTGCATTCTCTTCCCACCCTGAATGAAGATATGTCATGTaaactgtatttttttttttcaccctttttgcAGCTTCTTCGCGTGCTTGTTTCTATGCTTGTGTTGTTTGAGGAGACCCAAGGGAAGCGCACCTCGACCGAAGAACCCCCAGCAGACCAATGAAGCTGCCAAGGAAGAAGACGGGCAacagaaaaacagaaaagcgCGCAGCAAGGATTACAAGAAAATGGCTCCCAAGCATATCAGCTTTAAGCTCAATTTCGACGACTTCCAGACCTGcttaaatatttttgaatGCCTCTGTCGGTTTGTTAACAATAATTAGGTATATAGAAAGGGGGTGGTTTTctccgccttttttttttacggacgtaattgtgcacatatgtttATATACGAAACAGACATGATGATGtggttcccccttttccttccatgtttaacttttcatttttagtaccattgtgcacatgtacTTTCGATACGTGGCCCATTTGTATGCTCGCCTTGATTTCGCGTTAGtgcttctcatttttttaatcgtTTTGTTcagctttaatttttttttaatttgcccCCCGCCCGATGTTTCTCCCTTATGATGCCGTGTTCGTCTCGCGGACGGGTGACAAAATTTCCGCTTCAAACTATAGCAACTTTACCGCCGCAGATTTTTGCAACTATTTAATCCATTCCGTGTGTGCAACCCCGACTATGCATTTtttcgtgaaaaaaaaaaaatatatatatatatatatataaataccaCCCCGCTTGGAGTGATAAACGTGGGAGTGGTCCAATTACGATGAGCAGTGACACGCAGGTGGGTCTAGGTCCTTGCACTGCTTCATATCGATATtggtttccttcttttcttgcCTAGTTCCTAACAAGGAGGGCAGTTCTGAATAACCTTCCGCAGCTTGGGGACGAGGGAGGACGACCCGATGCGGAAGTTGTTCGGGTGGCAAGCCAGGGCGCTGAACACCCCCCTGGCGAGCAAAATATAGTAGCTGGCCATGCTGAGGTCCTTTATGCTTCCGGAAACTTTCAATCcaattttgtcttttttttcaggaTATTCCTCCAAGTGCAGTTTCATCGCCTTGATTATCGATTTGGCTGAACTGGGTGTCACATTGACTTGTGCCTTCCCCGTGGATGTCTTCACAAAGTCTGCATTCCCCTCCAGTACAGCTAACGTCGTCTGGACAATTAAATCCTCCGATTTCAGTACCCCAACTTCAATTATAACCTTCAGTACCTTCTCCTTTAACACTTCCTTAACCTTCTTCGTTAGGAGAGTAGCTTCTGCAATTCCTGCCTTTGGGTCTTCAACAATTTTTGTGTAGTTAATGACCAGGTCGACCTCATCAGCCCCGTCACTAATTGCCTTGCAAGTATCTTCTAGTACTTTTTCTATGGGATCTTTTCCCTCTGGAAAATTTATGACACAGGCGACCTTTGGTTTGAAGGGCacgatttctttttttatttgttcgttTATGAATTTTACAAAACGGGGGTACACGCAAACGGCCGCTGCGAAAGGACACGTTTTGACTGCCTCTTGGCACAGCGCCCTCACATCCTCCTCCGTGTCGTCATCACCCAGGAGGGTATGGTCCGTCAGACAGATGGCCGTCCACGCGGCGAACGTTTCTGCGTAGTTAGCCATTCGGAAAGGGGATAAACCGGCACACTGAACAACCAAATGGCTAGCTTTTTCGACTGGGAAATTCCCAACTGGGGACGCGAATAAGTGCAGACGTGGAGACGCGGCTACTTGCGTGTTCACCCGGATGATGTGCAACCCTTTTGAAGTGTTCGTTTAGGAGGCTACATAGGAGTGGTTCATTCGCTGtgataaaaagaaagtggtTACTCCGCCGTGCAAATGAGGGGATCCGTGCAGAGCCTACACGGAAACAATTCGTTCAACCGGATGTGATGGATTATTCTGCTAACTTGCACCTTAACTGAAATTTGCATTTAAATTTAGCTTCACGTTTAGCATGAACTGGCATTTGTGAAACAATTTTTGGCCCATTTGGAAGTATGCCTTCGGGTGAAAAGCGGAAAAGGATCGTCCTGCCGTTACTTCCCCACTGAGGGAACACTAAAGCGtacgtacaaaaaaaaatgtgcaataaaaaaaaaagagcaactcGCGCGGGGGGAAATTAAATTACGCGAAGGTTTTTCTTCAATCAAGCAGACGACTTGGGgtggggaaaacaaaaaaaaaataaaataaaataaaaaataaaagtggcATAGACAAACGTGCCCTATTTGCCTCTTTGAATAAACTGTATAGAAGACTTAAACTCCCATGTAGGGCATATATAGGGACGGGGCGAAGAATTTTCCGTCGAATGGGTAGGCGCGGCATTATGCGGGATATGTTGTGGGTCCCTTTCAGCGCGGGCGCGACGGCGCGTTGCAGAGAAGGCCAAACCTACTACTACTAgccaaaaggagaaataaaaaaaaaaaaaaaaaaaaaaaaaaaaaaaatacaattttaaaattaaaaatttggaGTTGTAATTTGTTCGCGCCAATTTGTTCGttttaacttttcctttcgcgcattcatttttacgcgtttatttttacgagtttactttcccccttttgctgGTCCTGCAGGTTGTTGAGGGACGGCCGGGGCGACGCGGGTGGCTCGCGGGGAAATAATAattcccctccttccacGTAGGGAAGTAGAGCTGCCCCATCACTTTGCACGATTGCATGGTTGCCCTTCCGCCgatacattattattattattaagcCCGCCATGGAGGTAGCCAAACAGTTAACCTACGGACTGAACTTAAGACGGTGCCTGAAAAATGAGGATTTGATGAGTTTGAAGAGGGAGAACCTGAAGCCgctaaaaaatattttcaacatatccaaggggaagaaagaaagcaaggaggaggaaaaggaaccaaatgggaaagaaaagaaggaaaagcatGAAAGGACAGTGGAATTGTTGCGTTTTTCCGAATTCTGTGCGGACCCTAATTTGGTGGCAAGCTACATGAAGggtaataaaataaacatcGAGTTTGTGAACATGAGCGATAGTGTGGTGCCCATTCGTTTCTTCGAGGACATTTCAGGGGAATCAACTGGAGAGGAAATCAGGACAAGCGGAATACCTACCGCATCagtggaagagaagaacaACGATGGTTGTACCACCCATGCGGAAAGGACAACCCTTCCAAGGAGTGACTATCAAAAGTTAATTAACACAATTAAGGGCACCTTTGGATTTAAAAGCCCAACGAATATTCAGAAAATTTGCATCCCCACGATTTTGAGGGGGTGGAACACCATTTGCATTTCTCAGACGGGCAGTGGGAAGACCTGCGCCTTTTTGATTCCCCTCCTGGTTCGGCTGATCTGTTCGGGCAGGGAGGAACATAAACAGCATCAGGGGGAACCCGTGGTGAATAATTCTGTGGATAAACAGAAAGGTCCACATTCCCCTCCGGGGAAGGACAACCGTGAATCCGACgcggaagagaaagaaagttCCACTCCCATTCGAAGCCTAATCGTTGTGCCAACGAACGAATTGGCTAGCCAAATATATGATCACGCATTGATCCTGTTTGAGGCGTTTCCACAGTTTGCGGTTCTACATCTAACGAAGGAAGATCAAGTGAGGGAGGAAGAACCCATAGATGTGTGCATCTGCACACCATTAATACTGATCCATCTGATTGAGATGAAAAAAGTGACCCTGTCCAGATGCATGCTTGTTGTGTTTGATGAGGTGGACAAATTATTTGAGGTAAACTTTTTGGAACATGTGAAAAAACTGCTAGTAGTAAttcagaaaaggaaaatacagAAGGTGTTCACCACGGCCACACTACCAGGTAGTACCCGCTCCTTTATTAGCACCCTCTGTCCCACTTACGCGCTGGTGTACTTTGGTCAGAGTATCAACTCAGTTAATAGGAATGTGAAGCAGGAGTTGCTTTATGTAAAcagtgaggaagaaaaggggttGGTTTTACGGAACTTGGTTGTGGGGGGTGGGTTGCACATCCCCGTGTTGGTATTCGTGAACGGCGTGGAGAAGGCGAAGAAGGTGCACGCCACGCTGCGTCGAGCGTTGAGCGGGGTTAGCATGGTTGGGAAAGCTGGTATGGTTGGCACGATGGGCAGTGTTGGCAATGTTGATTCGGTGAAGGCACCGCATGTCGCCCTGCTCACGTctgaaagaacaaaagaggaaaggatgCAGGTCTTTAAGGACCTTCGGGAAGGACATGTGTGGTACCTAGTATGCACAGACGTCTTGAGCAGAGGAATCGACGTTCATGGAATCGAAACGGTAATTAACTACGACGTCTGTTATGATAAGTACAGCTACATCCACAGGGTGGGTCGGGCGTGCCGCTCAGATTCGGAGGGAGGCAAAGCCATCACCTTTTTTATGCAACAGGACGTTAGGCACATGAAGGACATCGTCAAATTTGTTAAGAGCAGTGGTACGGAGGTGCCAGCTTATTTGGAAAACTTTCCCTTTAAGGCTGCACGCGGGGTGGGCTTCCACgcgagggggaagaaaacccatctgaagaaggggaagaaaacccatgtgaagaaagggaagaaaacccatgtgaagaaagggaaggaaacccaTGTGAAGGCAAAAAAGTTGGTTTTTAAGGCGCAAAAATCGGGTtttaaggcaaaaaaaacgagtaggaagacgaagaaggCGTAATAAGGGCCCACCCTTTTGGGGATCCTCCGGCAAAAGCGAGTTTGCAACCCCGACTGATCGTGTGTACCAGCGTGTGCATCTACATTTTATATGCTGCACTCTGCGCACCATTCACCAATTTGGTGTGTTTCCATTCGacgtgtctttttttttttgttcatttgaaAGCGGGTAAATCATTTTGCAAGGTcgcttttctgtttttcccaGTGAAGTGACCCCCCGCTAATGGAACCCCGTTCCGTTTGCCATTGCATAATGATGCACCTTCAAATTTAAgatttctttccccttttgtttgAATCGTACTAACAACTTTATCTTCTTTATGGAGGGGTCATCCCCCCGTGGCGAAGAGAATCTGTTGGGTCTTCTATCCCCCTTGTTCGTGGGAAAACACAAGTGGCTGGAGTGGGAAGACGACCGATTGACCGGTTGACCGGTTGGGGGGTCGTGCCACGTTCTCACGTGGATATACTTCATTAATTAAAACGTcgtttgggaaaaaaaaaaaaaataaataaaataaaaggggtaGTAGAATTAACAAATTAGTATGTACGGCATAAAAATAAGTTGAATTAAAAAGGTGTCCAGGTGGGTTGCATCAAATGGAGGGGTGGTGCCACAAACGTATATAGCGACGTACCCATCGATATGCGCTCTTGCCGCTTTGCACGGCGTGGCTGTGGTTGCTAATTAGTGGCTCCTTACACTGTGTACAGGCAGCAAAGGAGgtgcacgaaaaaaaaaaaagaaacaattaAAACGCATGGACGACGTAATCGGGGAGCACTTACGAAACGGTCACGGTTGTGCATGCCCAGGTGGTGAATGGAGGCAGCGCTGTCAGGCGAAACGAAAAGAAGCAACGTGAAGTGGGGTGTCTTTCCCCTGTAAATCGGTTGGTCAGTCCACCTTTATCGAGGAGTAGATTTTCCTGAGGAAGACGAAGGAGGCGAGGAAGCCCGCCGTGCCCGTGTAGATGAAGCACGTGTAGGACATGATAAACGAGTaggcaaaataaataaacgtTTCGGCAAAACTGGAGATGCTTAGTTTGGCGAAGAAGTAATAAATCGAgtagaggaagaggaacagTCCTGATGAGCCGGGTGCCACGAAGGATTTCCACCACCAGTTGTAGTCCTCGCTGCGGGGTAAGCGGGTACGTGCATGTTTACGTGCAAGTATattcatgtgtgtgtgctaATGATGAGGCAAATTGGTGTGACGATACCACCCTGCTACGCCATCAGGGGGGTTATAACATGCGCCATTGCGCGATTTCATGCTGGACGTGTTGCTTACCAGGAGAGGGAGTAGTACGTCAGGGCGATGGACAGTTGGGCGCTCAGTAATCCGAGAAGGAAAATCACCAAAAAGAGGAAccctgcgggggggaaagaacGGGTAAAGTGAGGCATATTCGTGGAGGAGCATTCCTAAACGTATTCTTGCGTGGGGTTAGCACTCCGTTGTCTTGCTTACCGAAGAGGTAGTACATGTTGCTTTTCCAGAGGGacgtgaagaggaagaacagcTCGGTGTACATGCtcctgcagggggggaaaaaagcggTGTATCGGTATATTGGTGTATCGTGCATCGGTGTAGAAATGTGCTTGTGCATTATACGCGTGGGGACTTACGCGAAGAGGATGAGGCCGACcaagaaggaggagacgAAGAAGGAGTTGAGGAGGGGCTGCTTCGGAATGTGTCTTGGAATGTTATTCACCCGCACGGGCAACTCTATTGGGTTCTTCTTATTCCCAATGTAGGACCCCAAACAAATGAGCGGCACAGATATCCCGAACCAAAGGACGCAAACGAACGTTagggaggagaaggaaatagCCGTGTTGGAGTGCTCATAATGGAGGACAAGATtgattaggaaaaaaataaaaaataaaatggcaGGGTAGATGAGGGAGGTCCTAAAAATGGTTAGCTTCACATGTTTGCTCCTAAACAGCTTGTAGAGACGGGACGAGGAGTACCCAGAAATGCTGCTAATGAAGGTCCATAGGAAAAACATAACTTGGACGTATCGATACCTGTGCTTGTACTTATATACCCCAATGAGTAGAACCAACGCACAGACGAGAAGCATAAAAATGATCTGTATGCCTACACCAACAAAAGCTGAAAAGAAGGTAGAGTTTATAGGTTTCCTGAAGACATCCCCATGGACCAACTTCCACCCACGGTCATCAATATCGTCTGTTTCAAATATGTTGGTGTTCAGTCGGTTGTATTTGTTTATATCCTTATGTAACGCTTTTATAAGAATGGAACTTATGAAAAAGcaaaggagaataaaaaggatgatGCTGTTTATTATAGAAAACCAATGGATCATACTTTGGTCGTTTAGATTTCTGTAGTAGTGTTCTGATCTGTGTTGGAAGGAGTTCTCACTTTGCACATACTTTATGTCGTACTTAAACGTcacgtatttatttttctccatcgGCATGGTGGCTTCGTTATGCTGGCACTGCTCGTTCTGCTCGAAGTCGACGCTAAGAGGGGTAACAAAATGACACCACGTTATATATGCGCTGTCATAGTATGTTATACGCCACGACGACGCAACAGTTTCAGTTGGTCGTTGTCGTTGTCGTTGTGGTGACCCTGTTGAATGTTGATGCCTACCTCTTGGGCTCCACCTCGAACCCCACGATGTAGTTCCCGTCCGACTGACCCCCGTTGTTGTTGTAAAGGATGGTGATCTGGAAGTAGGTGTACAGCACGTAGTTCTTctacaaggggggaaaaaaaagtaaatatgtaaaaatgtgaataagtGAATACGTGAATGTGTAAATAAGTGAATATATAACGGGGCAACGAGTTCGGTGCACCCCATGATCAATGCGGTACTCACATCCTGGATGT harbors:
- a CDS encoding Endomembrane protein yields the protein MIYKFFFFALVVVFLHCVQDVASYLPGMNPTIYKKGDKVIISVKNLSSRRAVTSLDYFNFPLCSSDNASISGDEAPNIFKILSGDSLHTTSIQTTFLNDTSCAFYCRIYIDDNAYDKFKHLILYNYNMIYSVDNLDIFRQDPRRKGFYYTGIPVGYIQDKNYVLYTYFQITILYNNNGGQSDGNYIVGFEVEPKSVDFEQNEQCQHNEATMPMEKNKYVTFKYDIKYVQSENSFQHRSEHYYRNLNDQSMIHWFSIINSIILFILLCFFISSILIKALHKDINKYNRLNTNIFETDDIDDRGWKLVHGDVFRKPINSTFFSAFVGVGIQIIFMLLVCALVLLIGVYKYKHRYRYVQVMFFLWTFISSISGYSSSRLYKLFRSKHVKLTIFRTSLIYPAILFFIFFLINLVLHYEHSNTAISFSSLTFVCVLWFGISVPLICLGSYIGNKKNPIELPVRVNNIPRHIPKQPLLNSFFVSSFLVGLILFASMYTELFFLFTSLWKSNMYYLFGFLFLVIFLLGLLSAQLSIALTYYSLSCEDYNWWWKSFVAPGSSGLFLFLYSIYYFFAKLSISSFAETFIYFAYSFIMSYTCFIYTGTAGFLASFVFLRKIYSSIKVD
- a CDS encoding Deoxyribose-phosphate aldolase; this translates as MANYAETFAAWTAICLTDHTLLGDDDTEEDVRALCQEAVKTCPFAAAVCVYPRFVKFINEQIKKEIVPFKPKVACVINFPEGKDPIEKVLEDTCKAISDGADEVDLVINYTKIVEDPKAGIAEATLLTKKVKEVLKEKVLKVIIEVGVLKSEDLIVQTTLAVLEGNADFVKTSTGKAQVNVTPSSAKSIIKAMKLHLEEYPEKKDKIGLKVSGSIKDLSMASYYILLARGVFSALACHPNNFRIGSSSLVPKLRKVIQNCPPC